The following proteins are co-located in the Microcystis wesenbergii NRERC-220 genome:
- a CDS encoding pentapeptide repeat-containing protein produces MKVNQLLRLYEQGERDFLAIDLMSLDLQQVTLIAVNFAAANLRGTNLSRSFLTKSNLRGASLNWANLTYAKLSQAQLVEADLTKANLTGAFMVQANLRNSRLSGADLSHANLRGANLCGANLCGANLYLVNLLEANLDKVNLNWANLQEARLSGAKCRQISAREANFSGSFVKEVDFQGANLERANFSEARLTGGDLRGANLAGANLAGARLQEVNLQGADLRGANLTGTCFESVTGWTETAQEDDIFPLDWFQPRFAT; encoded by the coding sequence ATGAAAGTTAATCAGTTACTAAGACTCTACGAACAAGGAGAGCGGGATTTTTTAGCCATTGACTTGATGAGTCTAGATCTACAACAAGTAACTCTGATTGCTGTCAATTTTGCGGCGGCCAATTTGCGCGGAACTAATTTGAGTCGCTCTTTTCTGACTAAATCAAATCTGCGGGGAGCGAGTTTGAATTGGGCGAATTTAACCTATGCCAAATTAAGTCAAGCGCAATTAGTGGAAGCGGACTTAACCAAAGCCAATCTGACCGGGGCCTTTATGGTACAGGCAAACCTGCGTAACTCGCGATTAAGTGGGGCGGATCTTTCCCATGCTAATCTCCGGGGGGCGAATTTATGCGGGGCGAATTTATGCGGGGCGAATTTATACTTAGTTAATCTCTTGGAGGCAAACCTAGATAAAGTCAATCTCAATTGGGCTAATTTGCAGGAAGCGCGGTTAAGTGGGGCTAAATGTCGTCAGATTTCCGCAAGGGAAGCCAATTTTAGCGGCTCTTTTGTTAAAGAGGTGGACTTTCAGGGGGCTAATTTAGAAAGGGCTAATTTTAGCGAGGCACGTCTGACGGGTGGTGATTTACGCGGGGCTAATCTAGCGGGTGCTAATCTAGCGGGAGCGCGTTTACAAGAGGTAAATCTACAGGGAGCGGACTTGAGAGGTGCTAACTTGACGGGGACTTGTTTTGAGAGTGTCACCGGTTGGACAGAAACCGCCCAAGAAGATGATATTTTTCCCCTAGACTGGTTTCAGCCCCGTTTTGCCACTTAA
- a CDS encoding NAD(P)H-quinone oxidoreductase subunit M produces MLLKSTTRHIRIYTAEVKNNQLIESNNVLTLDVDPDNEFNWEEVALNKVYSKFDELVESYNGEELSEYNLRRIGSDLEHFIRSLLQKGEISYNLNARVQNYSMGLPKLG; encoded by the coding sequence ATGCTGTTAAAATCCACGACCCGTCATATTCGCATTTATACGGCTGAAGTAAAAAATAATCAATTAATCGAGAGCAACAATGTCTTGACTCTTGATGTGGATCCCGATAATGAATTTAATTGGGAAGAAGTGGCTCTCAATAAGGTTTATAGTAAGTTCGATGAATTGGTGGAATCCTACAATGGGGAAGAACTGAGCGAATATAATCTCCGTCGCATCGGTTCAGATCTAGAACATTTTATCCGTTCTCTCCTGCAAAAAGGCGAAATTAGCTATAATCTCAACGCCAGAGTACAGAACTATAGTATGGGTTTACCGAAATTAGGGTGA
- the rpsO gene encoding 30S ribosomal protein S15, giving the protein MALTQTKKQELISQYQAHETDTGSSELQVAFLTERINQLTEHLKANPKDHASRRGLLQMIGRRRGLLTYIQKKDQQRYQTLIGRLGIRR; this is encoded by the coding sequence ATGGCCTTAACCCAGACCAAAAAACAAGAACTAATCAGCCAATATCAGGCCCACGAAACCGATACAGGATCATCGGAGTTACAGGTAGCTTTCTTAACCGAGAGAATCAACCAACTGACCGAACACCTGAAAGCTAACCCGAAAGACCATGCTTCCCGCCGGGGATTACTCCAGATGATTGGTCGTCGTCGGGGACTGTTAACCTACATTCAGAAGAAAGATCAACAACGTTATCAAACCCTGATTGGTCGTCTCGGAATTCGCCGTTAA
- a CDS encoding PAM68 family protein, which translates to MASESKSTEKKERLPFEPRQNKRKTPKIAPSPVPPPLKNRSEETSLKAIPQVVSQRMAKRMAVFCGLPTALGITSFFGFYWIISHDLLEIPSYVAMLVSLSLFGLGFIGLSYGIFSASWDEDRVGDWLGWQEFQANFGRTIAAWRSGKKEVEEK; encoded by the coding sequence ATGGCCTCTGAATCGAAATCGACGGAGAAAAAAGAACGTCTCCCCTTTGAGCCGCGCCAAAATAAGCGAAAAACCCCGAAAATTGCCCCTAGTCCCGTGCCACCGCCCCTAAAAAATCGCTCCGAGGAAACCAGCTTAAAGGCGATTCCGCAAGTGGTCAGTCAACGGATGGCCAAACGGATGGCGGTATTTTGTGGCCTGCCGACGGCACTGGGGATAACTTCCTTTTTTGGCTTCTACTGGATTATTAGCCACGATCTTCTCGAAATCCCTTCCTACGTCGCCATGCTCGTCAGTTTAAGCCTATTTGGTCTAGGTTTTATCGGTCTGAGTTATGGCATCTTCTCCGCTTCTTGGGATGAGGATCGGGTGGGGGATTGGCTAGGATGGCAAGAATTTCAAGCTAATTTTGGCAGAACGATCGCCGCGTGGCGGTCCGGCAAAAAAGAAGTGGAAGAAAAATAG
- the aroF gene encoding 3-deoxy-7-phosphoheptulonate synthase, producing the protein MIIVMKVGSPEIEIERVSAEFEAWGLSPEKIVGKHKVVIGLVGETRELDPLQIQELSPWIETVLRVEQPFKRASLEYRHGEYSEVLVPTPNGVIPIGRNHPVSIVAGPCSVENEVMIVETAKRVAAAGAQFLRGGAYKPRTSPYAFQGHGESALELLAAARDASGLGIITEVMDAADLDKIVEIADVVQVGARNMQNFSLLKKVGAQPKPVLLKRGMAATIEDWLMAAEYILAAGNSNVILCERGIRTFDSKYTRNTLDLSCIPVLRTLTHLPIMIDPSHGTGKWEYVPTMAMASLAAGADSLMIEVHPNPAKALSDGPQSLTPDRFDRLTQELAVIGKAIGRWPQVPALV; encoded by the coding sequence ATGATTATTGTCATGAAAGTTGGTTCCCCGGAAATTGAAATCGAGCGCGTCAGTGCCGAATTCGAGGCATGGGGATTAAGTCCTGAAAAAATCGTCGGTAAGCATAAAGTTGTCATCGGTTTAGTCGGAGAAACCAGGGAATTAGACCCCCTACAAATCCAAGAATTAAGCCCTTGGATCGAAACCGTCCTGCGAGTCGAACAACCCTTCAAACGCGCCTCTTTAGAATACCGTCACGGGGAATACAGCGAGGTTTTAGTCCCCACTCCTAACGGTGTTATCCCCATCGGCAGAAATCATCCCGTTAGCATTGTCGCCGGCCCCTGTTCGGTGGAAAATGAGGTCATGATCGTGGAAACTGCCAAACGAGTGGCGGCAGCCGGGGCGCAATTCCTCCGGGGTGGCGCCTATAAACCCCGCACTTCTCCATACGCTTTCCAAGGTCACGGGGAAAGCGCTTTGGAATTACTAGCGGCGGCTAGAGATGCCAGTGGTTTGGGTATTATCACGGAAGTAATGGACGCGGCGGATCTCGATAAGATCGTCGAAATAGCCGACGTGGTGCAAGTAGGGGCGCGCAATATGCAGAATTTTTCCCTCCTGAAAAAAGTTGGGGCGCAACCGAAACCGGTCCTACTCAAGCGCGGCATGGCGGCCACTATTGAAGATTGGTTGATGGCGGCAGAATATATCCTCGCGGCAGGAAATAGCAATGTCATTCTCTGCGAACGCGGTATCCGCACCTTTGACAGTAAATATACTCGCAATACCCTAGATTTATCCTGTATTCCCGTTTTAAGAACTTTAACTCACCTGCCGATCATGATCGATCCTAGCCACGGTACGGGTAAATGGGAATATGTCCCGACCATGGCCATGGCTTCCCTGGCAGCCGGGGCCGATTCCTTGATGATCGAGGTACATCCTAACCCGGCGAAGGCCCTATCTGATGGGCCGCAATCCTTGACTCCGGACCGATTCGATCGATTAACTCAGGAGTTAGCGGTCATTGGTAAGGCGATCGGGCGTTGGCCCCAGGTTCCGGCACTGGTTTAA
- a CDS encoding Uma2 family endonuclease has translation MVTVPLELNTEQIRGEKRVVFNHLSWLSYRQILQALGENNRAHLFYDRGTLEITMPLEEHEFYRELIGRFIYFLVSELGLKIKSLGSTTLAREDLERGAEPDNAYYIQNQAKVLGKRINLTQDPPPDLVVEVDITHTDINKLALYARLGVPELWRFNGQIWRIYRLEKGVYQEEEFSPTFPLVPKTKLYEFLATAQEDEVKAEKNLRAWVVSQLAES, from the coding sequence ATGGTGACAGTTCCTCTGGAGTTAAATACTGAGCAAATTAGGGGCGAAAAACGGGTAGTTTTTAATCATCTCAGTTGGTTATCCTATCGGCAAATTTTACAGGCCCTAGGGGAAAATAATCGCGCCCATTTATTTTATGATCGTGGCACTTTAGAGATTACTATGCCCCTAGAAGAACACGAGTTTTATCGAGAATTAATTGGACGTTTTATCTATTTTTTGGTGTCCGAATTGGGTTTAAAAATTAAAAGTCTGGGTTCCACAACTCTAGCTAGGGAAGATTTAGAACGAGGGGCAGAACCGGATAATGCTTACTATATTCAAAATCAAGCCAAAGTGCTGGGAAAAAGGATTAATTTAACTCAAGATCCGCCCCCAGATTTAGTGGTGGAAGTGGATATAACCCACACGGATATTAATAAATTAGCACTTTATGCCCGTTTGGGAGTGCCAGAATTATGGCGTTTTAATGGACAAATCTGGCGCATTTATCGGTTAGAAAAGGGGGTTTATCAGGAAGAAGAATTTAGTCCTACTTTTCCCCTAGTTCCCAAAACTAAACTCTATGAATTTTTAGCCACTGCTCAAGAGGATGAAGTTAAAGCAGAAAAGAATTTAAGAGCATGGGTTGTCAGTCAACTAGCTGAGAGTTGA
- a CDS encoding Uma2 family endonuclease, which translates to MVTVPLELNTEQIRGEKRVVFNHLSWLSYQQILQAIGENNRAHLFYDRGTLEITMPLEEHEFYRELIGLFIRILVVELGLKIKSMGSTTLAREDLERGAEPDNAYYIQNQAKVLGKRINLTEDPPPDLVVEVDITHTDINKLALYARLGVPELWRFNGQIWRIYRLEKGVYQEEEFSPTFPLVPKTKLYEFLATAKEDEVKAEKNLRAWVVSQLAKNN; encoded by the coding sequence ATGGTGACAGTTCCTCTAGAGTTAAATACTGAGCAAATTAGGGGCGAAAAACGGGTAGTTTTTAATCATCTCAGTTGGTTATCCTATCAGCAAATTTTACAGGCAATAGGGGAAAATAATCGCGCCCATTTATTTTATGATCGTGGTACTTTAGAGATTACTATGCCCCTAGAAGAACACGAGTTTTACCGAGAATTAATCGGATTATTTATTCGGATTTTGGTGGTAGAATTGGGTTTAAAAATTAAAAGTATGGGTTCCACAACTCTAGCTAGGGAAGATTTAGAGCGAGGAGCAGAACCCGACAATGCTTACTACATTCAAAATCAAGCTAAAGTGCTAGGAAAAAGGATTAATTTAACTGAAGATCCGCCCCCAGATTTAGTGGTGGAAGTGGATATAACCCACACGGATATTAATAAATTAGCACTTTATGCCCGTTTGGGAGTGCCGGAATTATGGCGTTTTAATGGACAAATCTGGCGCATTTATCGGTTAGAAAAGGGGGTTTATCAGGAAGAAGAATTTAGTCCTACTTTTCCCCTAGTTCCCAAAACTAAACTCTATGAATTTTTAGCCACTGCTAAAGAGGATGAAGTTAAAGCAGAAAAGAATTTAAGAGCATGGGTTGTTAGTCAACTAGCTAAAAATAATTAA
- a CDS encoding SUMF1/EgtB/PvdO family nonheme iron enzyme — translation MKKSDIQIFLAHASEDKPAVLALHERLKQAGYKPWLDKKDLIPGQIWRDEIPKAIKASQIFLACLSAKSANKQGYIQRELRIALDTLGEMLPGTIFFIPMRLEECEIPDLRLAEVSLKLRDIHRLDYWKEDGFEQLERAITHQFNPEPEEPKQLLSVFNFEVVGVNAKGEQIRKESKQSQYFREDLGKGITLEMVAIPGGTFLMGTEDEEIERLVKKFNWEGFRRERPQHEVTVPPFFMGKYPITQAQWKAIASRTDLKVKQDLDFKPAYFKDRPDSDRRPVEQVNWYDAIEFCARLSKLTVREYRLPSEAEWEYACRAGTTTPFYFGETITGELANYNASNTYADEPNGEYRNETTRVGQFPPNAFGLYDMHGNVREWCADTWHDNYDGAPTDGSVWIENGNDNRSPLRGGSWGYNPNYCRSAIRYDYYFRRVNRINNYGFRVVCGAGRTL, via the coding sequence ATGAAAAAGTCAGATATCCAAATTTTCCTAGCTCACGCTAGTGAGGACAAACCAGCAGTTTTGGCACTGCATGAGCGCCTTAAGCAAGCGGGATATAAACCTTGGTTGGATAAAAAAGACCTGATTCCGGGTCAAATTTGGCGAGATGAAATTCCGAAAGCGATTAAAGCTAGTCAGATTTTTCTCGCCTGTCTGTCAGCGAAATCAGCTAATAAGCAGGGATACATCCAACGGGAGTTGAGGATTGCACTTGATACCTTGGGAGAGATGCTACCGGGGACAATTTTTTTTATTCCCATGAGGTTAGAAGAATGCGAAATTCCTGATCTGCGACTTGCAGAAGTTAGCTTGAAGCTGCGAGATATTCACCGGCTTGATTATTGGAAAGAAGACGGATTTGAGCAACTAGAAAGAGCAATTACCCATCAGTTCAATCCTGAACCGGAAGAGCCAAAACAACTGTTATCAGTATTTAACTTTGAGGTGGTGGGAGTAAATGCGAAGGGTGAGCAAATTAGAAAAGAGTCGAAACAGTCCCAATATTTCAGGGAAGATCTGGGCAAAGGCATCACCCTAGAAATGGTCGCCATTCCGGGGGGAACTTTCCTGATGGGAACAGAAGATGAGGAAATCGAAAGACTGGTTAAAAAATTTAATTGGGAAGGATTTAGAAGGGAAAGACCACAACATGAAGTAACTGTCCCACCCTTCTTTATGGGTAAATACCCCATCACCCAGGCCCAGTGGAAAGCGATCGCCTCTCGCACGGATTTAAAAGTTAAACAAGACCTTGATTTCAAGCCAGCCTATTTTAAAGACCGTCCCGATAGCGATCGCCGTCCCGTGGAACAAGTCAACTGGTACGATGCGATCGAGTTCTGCGCGAGATTATCAAAACTAACGGTTCGGGAATACCGACTACCCAGTGAAGCGGAATGGGAGTACGCCTGTCGTGCTGGAACCACCACCCCATTTTACTTTGGGGAAACCATTACGGGGGAATTGGCTAACTACAATGCCAGTAATACCTACGCCGATGAACCGAACGGAGAATATCGAAACGAAACAACTCGCGTGGGACAATTTCCCCCAAACGCCTTTGGACTGTACGATATGCACGGCAATGTCCGGGAGTGGTGCGCCGATACTTGGCACGATAACTATGACGGTGCGCCGACGGATGGCAGTGTCTGGATAGAAAATGGTAATGATAATCGTTCTCCTCTGCGGGGCGGTTCCTGGGGCTACAATCCTAATTACTGCCGTTCCGCGATTCGCTACGACTACTACTTCCGCCGCGTCAACCGCATCAACAATTACGGTTTTCGGGTGGTGTGCGGTGCTGGGAGGACTTTGTAG
- the aspS gene encoding aspartate--tRNA ligase, whose translation MRTHYCGDLSAIEIEKSVTLFGWVDRRRDHGGVIFIDLRDRSGIVQIVSDPQRTPASYPIAETVRNEYVIKVTGTVSQRPPESLNPRIATGEIEIYATSIEILNGVTKQLPFVVSSSESESVREDVRLRYRYLDLRRERMSQNLQLRHQVVKEMRRFLEDEQHFIEVETPILTRSTPEGARDYLVPSRVNPGQWYALPQSPQLFKQLLMVSGMDRYYQIARCFRDEDLRADRQPEFTQLDMEMSFLSLSEILALNEALIAHIFKKVKNIAISLPLPRLTYAEAMDRYGVDRPDTRFGLELVNVAEIFADSGFKVFSGAIASGGTVKVLPIPNGNEAISNVRIKPGGDLFKEATDAGAKGIAYIRVREDYDFDTIGAIKDNLTEAQKQALIEKTGAKPGHLLLFGAGDTDTVNKSLSRLRLVLGEQLGLIDPDKINLLWVTDFPMFEYNAEEKRLEALHHPFTAPNPEDLDDLAQARALAYDMIFNGIEIGGGSLRIYQREVQEKVFATIGLSPEEAYNKFGFLLEAFEYGTPPHGGIAYGLDRLVMLLAGEESIRDVIAFPKTQQASCLLTSAPSTVAAKQLKELSVASTYKPPS comes from the coding sequence ATGCGAACTCACTACTGTGGCGACCTTAGCGCGATCGAAATTGAAAAAAGTGTCACCCTCTTCGGTTGGGTCGATCGCCGTCGCGATCACGGTGGCGTTATTTTTATTGATCTACGGGATCGCAGTGGTATTGTCCAGATCGTCAGTGATCCCCAACGAACTCCCGCTTCCTATCCCATCGCTGAAACCGTCAGAAACGAGTATGTCATCAAGGTGACGGGAACAGTCAGTCAACGGCCCCCCGAATCCCTTAACCCGCGCATTGCCACCGGAGAAATCGAAATTTACGCCACTAGCATCGAGATTCTCAACGGGGTTACTAAACAACTGCCTTTTGTCGTCTCCAGTTCCGAAAGTGAATCGGTCCGGGAAGATGTGCGCTTGCGATACCGCTATCTAGACCTACGCCGGGAGCGTATGAGTCAGAATTTACAACTACGTCACCAAGTTGTCAAAGAAATGCGCCGTTTTCTCGAAGATGAACAGCATTTTATCGAAGTGGAAACACCAATTTTAACTCGATCGACTCCCGAAGGGGCGCGGGATTATCTGGTTCCTTCCAGGGTCAACCCTGGCCAATGGTACGCTTTACCCCAATCACCGCAACTATTTAAGCAATTATTAATGGTGTCGGGAATGGATCGCTACTATCAAATCGCTCGCTGTTTCCGCGATGAAGATCTGCGCGCTGATCGTCAACCGGAATTTACTCAGTTGGATATGGAGATGAGTTTTCTCTCCTTAAGCGAGATTTTAGCCCTCAATGAGGCTTTAATCGCTCATATCTTCAAAAAAGTCAAAAATATCGCTATAAGCCTACCCCTGCCCCGTTTAACCTATGCTGAGGCTATGGATCGCTATGGGGTCGATCGCCCTGATACCCGTTTTGGCTTGGAATTGGTCAATGTGGCGGAGATTTTTGCCGATTCGGGATTTAAGGTGTTTTCAGGTGCGATCGCTAGTGGGGGAACGGTGAAAGTTTTACCGATTCCCAACGGTAACGAGGCGATTTCTAACGTCAGAATCAAACCGGGTGGGGATTTATTCAAAGAAGCCACCGATGCGGGTGCGAAGGGAATTGCCTATATCCGCGTGCGCGAAGACTACGATTTTGATACCATCGGTGCGATTAAAGATAACCTGACAGAGGCACAAAAACAGGCTTTAATCGAGAAGACTGGCGCAAAACCGGGGCATCTGCTGTTATTTGGGGCAGGAGATACCGATACAGTCAATAAATCCCTATCCCGCCTACGCTTAGTTTTAGGGGAACAATTGGGATTAATTGATCCTGATAAAATCAACCTCCTCTGGGTGACGGATTTCCCGATGTTTGAATACAACGCCGAGGAAAAACGCCTAGAAGCATTGCATCACCCCTTTACTGCCCCTAATCCCGAAGATTTAGACGATCTAGCCCAGGCTCGCGCCCTAGCCTACGATATGATTTTTAATGGTATTGAAATCGGTGGCGGCAGTTTGCGGATCTATCAACGGGAAGTACAGGAAAAAGTCTTCGCTACCATCGGTCTATCCCCAGAGGAAGCCTATAATAAATTCGGCTTTTTGTTAGAAGCTTTTGAATACGGAACCCCTCCCCACGGTGGCATCGCCTACGGTTTAGATCGCTTGGTGATGTTGTTAGCGGGGGAAGAATCGATTCGCGATGTGATTGCTTTCCCGAAAACCCAGCAAGCTAGTTGTTTACTCACTTCTGCACCTTCGACAGTGGCAGCGAAGCAATTAAAGGAATTATCCGTTGCTTCTACCTACAAACCGCCATCCTAA
- a CDS encoding aldolase/citrate lyase family protein produces MNSLEKKMVQLLRELREDHHVSGVKAEFETEGTRLTEAMRLKEISLKAGVDFNLKIAGCEAVRDIFDAVNLGVDRLIAPMVETAYALQKYLRAARRVLADQGVEDVELLVNIETITACDNFQEMLAIPEIKSLHGIVIGRMDLACSLGLTRQDVNSKQVLDLALPLAKKAKAAGLTVAIGGGVSLHSFPFFKMFCQGHFDRFETRKVIFDCPQALDNFGLALPKAIEFELLWLENKKNYYGAIVREDDRRLEILHNLLFG; encoded by the coding sequence ATGAATTCCTTAGAAAAAAAAATGGTGCAACTGTTAAGAGAACTCAGGGAAGATCACCATGTTTCAGGGGTAAAAGCGGAATTCGAGACGGAAGGAACCCGACTGACGGAAGCGATGCGGTTGAAAGAAATTAGTCTGAAAGCGGGGGTGGATTTTAATCTGAAAATTGCTGGTTGCGAAGCGGTCAGAGATATCTTTGATGCGGTTAATTTAGGAGTTGATCGCTTAATTGCTCCCATGGTAGAAACAGCCTACGCTTTACAAAAATATCTGCGGGCAGCTAGGAGGGTTTTAGCTGACCAAGGGGTGGAAGATGTGGAGTTATTGGTTAATATCGAAACGATTACTGCCTGTGATAATTTTCAGGAAATGTTGGCGATTCCAGAGATAAAATCTCTCCATGGTATCGTCATCGGACGGATGGATTTAGCCTGTTCTTTGGGATTAACCCGTCAGGATGTGAATAGCAAGCAAGTTTTGGATCTGGCTTTACCTTTGGCAAAAAAAGCTAAGGCTGCCGGTTTGACTGTTGCCATTGGGGGTGGGGTGTCACTGCATTCTTTCCCGTTTTTCAAAATGTTCTGCCAAGGACATTTTGACCGCTTCGAGACGCGCAAAGTTATCTTTGATTGTCCCCAAGCTTTGGATAATTTTGGTTTAGCTTTGCCCAAGGCGATCGAGTTTGAATTACTCTGGCTAGAGAATAAGAAAAATTATTATGGTGCTATTGTCCGTGAAGATGACCGGCGTTTAGAAATCTTGCATAATTTACTTTTTGGTTAA
- a CDS encoding Uma2 family endonuclease codes for MFATIEDKQALSLEAFLALPETKPASEYYQGIVTQKPMPKGKHSILQFELASAINQQTKPQKLAYALPELRCTFAERSIVPDIAVIRWQNLPRDLDGEMADQFLRYPDWIIEIMSPEQSVTLGMEKIIFCLQQGTELGWLIDPSAKSVTVFQTGLPKVHIATAGNNQPLAVIKGLESWLISAVDIFAWLKV; via the coding sequence ATGTTTGCCACCATAGAAGATAAACAAGCTCTTTCCCTCGAAGCATTTCTTGCCCTTCCAGAAACTAAGCCTGCTAGTGAATATTATCAGGGAATTGTCACTCAAAAACCTATGCCCAAAGGAAAACACAGCATCTTACAATTTGAGTTAGCCTCTGCCATTAATCAACAGACTAAACCTCAAAAATTAGCTTATGCTCTACCTGAATTACGTTGTACTTTTGCAGAACGTTCAATTGTGCCAGATATTGCGGTGATTCGTTGGCAGAATTTGCCAAGAGATCTAGATGGAGAAATGGCTGATCAATTTTTACGTTATCCCGATTGGATTATTGAAATTATGTCTCCCGAACAATCTGTTACCTTAGGGATGGAAAAGATTATTTTCTGTTTACAACAAGGAACAGAATTAGGTTGGTTGATTGATCCTTCAGCAAAGTCAGTCACCGTTTTTCAAACAGGATTACCGAAAGTACATATTGCAACCGCAGGAAATAATCAGCCTTTAGCGGTGATTAAAGGATTAGAAAGTTGGCTAATATCAGCAGTGGATATTTTTGCTTGGCTAAAGGTTTAA
- a CDS encoding DUF3598 family protein has translation MLSQWECLLKNLGQWQGSFTRLSPQGDLIEDTPTLVSLQGINNNRSIRQLVRRLYSDRVPEDLILEYSSLNQGILFSQTGAFCQGSLYFSSFSSQFGAEFGLISGERRLRMVQLFNERCEFDRLTLIREKLVDSQSPERPMLTVEQLLGQWRGQAVTTGRDFYNSAAYSTHVSIERQGDNYLSQTLTFGDNQITSSARIEGQRLLFENSPLPVQILLLPDGSSCNTPLKITAGHPFVLEVGWLLSPTQRQRLIRSYNEKGEWTGITLVTEEKENY, from the coding sequence ATGCTCTCCCAGTGGGAATGTTTACTAAAAAATCTCGGTCAATGGCAAGGTTCTTTTACCCGTCTGTCTCCCCAGGGCGATTTGATCGAAGATACCCCGACTTTGGTATCTTTGCAAGGCATTAATAATAATCGATCGATTCGTCAATTGGTCCGCCGTCTCTACAGCGATCGAGTGCCAGAAGATTTAATTTTAGAGTATAGTTCTCTCAATCAGGGTATTCTATTTAGCCAGACGGGGGCTTTTTGCCAAGGTTCTTTATATTTTAGTAGTTTTTCCTCACAATTCGGAGCAGAATTTGGGTTAATCTCCGGAGAAAGACGATTAAGAATGGTACAGTTATTTAATGAACGCTGTGAGTTCGATCGCTTGACTTTAATTCGGGAAAAGTTAGTGGATTCTCAGTCACCAGAAAGACCGATGTTAACGGTGGAGCAATTACTGGGTCAATGGCGAGGACAAGCGGTGACAACGGGACGGGATTTTTATAATTCTGCTGCCTATTCTACCCATGTCTCGATCGAGCGTCAGGGGGATAATTATCTCTCGCAAACTTTGACTTTTGGCGATAATCAAATTACTTCTAGCGCTCGGATTGAGGGACAAAGATTGTTGTTTGAAAATAGTCCGCTGCCAGTGCAAATTCTGCTACTACCCGATGGTTCTTCCTGTAATACACCTCTGAAAATTACTGCCGGTCATCCTTTTGTTTTAGAGGTGGGTTGGTTACTTTCTCCTACTCAAAGACAGCGCTTAATTCGTTCTTATAACGAGAAGGGAGAATGGACAGGTATTACTCTGGTGACGGAGGAAAAAGAAAACTATTAG
- the panD gene encoding aspartate 1-decarboxylase, which translates to MGTIRLMHAKLHRVRVSEANVDYVGSITIDRELIERVGILPLEEVDVVNLSNGKRFSTYVFPGQTGEICPNGGAALLCQPGDILIIYAYEQRTRQEVLEKGHFAKVLVADAENRCQQFFEQSLIPRGDGQGVEFYSQEC; encoded by the coding sequence ATGGGAACAATTCGATTAATGCACGCCAAACTCCATCGAGTGCGCGTCAGCGAGGCTAACGTCGATTATGTCGGCAGTATCACTATCGATCGAGAATTGATCGAGCGGGTCGGTATTTTGCCCCTTGAAGAGGTGGATGTGGTCAATCTTAGCAATGGTAAGCGCTTTTCTACCTACGTTTTTCCCGGCCAAACCGGGGAAATTTGCCCCAACGGTGGGGCGGCTCTGCTCTGTCAACCCGGAGATATTTTGATTATCTATGCCTACGAACAACGTACAAGGCAAGAAGTTCTCGAAAAGGGTCATTTTGCCAAAGTTCTCGTCGCTGATGCCGAAAATCGCTGTCAGCAATTTTTTGAACAGAGCCTAATTCCCCGGGGTGATGGTCAGGGAGTGGAATTCTATAGCCAAGAATGCTGA